The nucleotide sequence CAACATCATCCAGGAGCGGCTTAAGGCCTGTcagcagagggaaggagagagctaCAAGCAAAACTGTGCTAAGGAACTGGAGCAGTTCACCAAGGTGGCCAAAGCCTATCATGACCGCTGTGAGTTAATCctgccccagtgccaccacccaGCTGTGGGCCGTGTTGCCTTCACTGCTCAAAGACCAATTAGGAGAGCCACTCACTGTCTTTGTCTTCAGCTTATTTTTACTAGCCACTTGATTTCCTTAGACCTGGGACTCAAGACTCTTTCATGGTAGAAGTGACAAGTCCTCTTCTCCGTCTCCTTCCCAGATCATGACCTGGGTGCTCATTGTTCTGCCAGAAAATGCCTGGCAAAACAGAAGCAGAGGATGCTGGAGGAGAGAAAGACTGCTAAGGAGGCTGCTGCTATCTGAGACTGTCATGAGAACTTGTGACTCATCTTATTGCCGAAATAAAGTTGATATGACCTGCCTGTGTTTCTCATTTCCTGTGTCAACCCTTTTCCAGATTTAAGCCACTACTGACTGGCCATTAGACAGGCAAAGACAACCATTAACAGGGTTaattcacttttattattttcatatttttaaaaaaatcctatgttGTAGCCACAGCTGGAGCCTGGGTCCTCTGCACAGACACTCTGGTATGGGTTTTCACAAGATGGTCAGTGAATTCCTAAAAAGACAAATGGAGCTTTGTAGCACACTTGCTTAGGCATGAGAGTCTGGCCACAACGTTGGGCCAAAGACAATCCCACTGGCTGGACCAGCAGTACCTGATAGGGAGACTTGGTGAACACGGTCTCTTTCCAGAGGTCGGGGGTCAAGTAGCTGTAGGTCTTGGAGATGGCATCAAAGGTGGCCTTAGCTACAGAATAATTGGAAGGGTTGGTGGTCAGACTTAGGGTACCTACCCCCAGGCCAGAAGCTGTTGCACTCCTAGGAACAGAGAGGCCACTTTAGGGCAGGTCTGCCGTGCATTAGGAgggccttcctctctctcccttaaaATACGCCAAACACACACTGAGACTGTGTGATCGAGCGGAGCTGAGAGAGGCCATGGTTCATCCTTGTGTGTGCCACCTACCAAAGTTGCCCAGGGTGGCAGTGCAGCCCCTGGCTGAAGTGTAGCAGTCATCAATACCAGCCATCATCAGTAGCTTCTTGGGCACAGGAGCCGACACGATGCCAGTGCCCCTGGGGGCAGGGATGAGGCGCACCAGCACAGAACCACAGCGGCCTGTCACCTGGGAAAAATCAGGAGACAGTCAGGAAGACAGGGTCAGTAAGCAGTGGCTTCATTAGAAGTCTACTCACCACTACTTAGCCTACCTTGCATGGGACAGTATGAGGCTTGCCAATCTTGTTCCCCCAGTAGCCTCTCCGCACAGGGACAATGGAGAGTTTGGCCAAGATGATGGCACCTCGGATGGCAGTGGCTACCTCCTTGGAACACTTAACACCCAGCCCGACATGACCATTGTAGTCCCCAATGGCTACAAATGCCTGTGAAGAGACATGTGTAAAATGGCAGATAATCCTCCACGACAGTGGTACACACACTGGCCAAAGCCTGTTGTGCCCTTCTAGGCAAGAGTGGCCACTGTGAGGCCAATCCATGGTCCTAAGgagctcttttctctctctccctgtacGAAAGTCACACGGATGAGACCTAGTGTAACTATGCAGAATGAGAGAGTATCATCCAGCCCTGCTTGCACAGAATCGCTGATACCTTAAACCTGGTGCGTTGGCCAGCCCGAGTCTGCTTCTGCACAGGCATGATCTTCAAGACCTCATCCTTGAGGGACGCCCCCAGGAAAAAGTCAATAATCTCAGACTCCTACAAGAAACCAGGTTTGACAACGTTaagtaaaaaacttaaaaagccaGTAGGGAACTGCGGTGAACCCTCCCTCACCAGGCTTCCTAGCAGTAAGTAGAAATAACCGTCTCTCCTAGACCCCACGCAATAACCGATGTCGCAGGTGCACGCCCATGCATAGTCCCTCTAATAGACATTGGACCCGTCCCTGTAATGTCACCGCGCAAACGGTACTCTTTGAGGCTGGCTGATGCAGCAGTACCTTGATGGGCAGGGAAAAAAGATAGATCTCCTCCAAAGACTTGATCTTCATGTCCTTGACCAGACGGCCCAGCTTGGTGACAGGGATCCACTGTAGGGAAAGGCACCGGTCATTAGGACCGCCTCCGCAGCACCGCCCCAGACCGGTCCCACATGCTACCAGAACCTACCTCCTTATCTTCGGCCTTGCCTCCACGAGCCCCGCGGCCCCGACCACGACCCCGACCACGGCCGCGACCGCGGCCCCGGAGGCCACTGCCGAAGCCTCCACGGAAGCCGCCGCGGCCTCCAATGCCTGGGCCCCCGGGGCCTCCAGGCCCTCCCGCTGCACCGGCGTCATCCGCCATTTGCTATGGAAAACGACAAGAGCCAACCAGTCAGCGGGGCCTTGGCTTCTGCAGCCGCCCAGACCCAGCCCTTGCCCGATGTCTGCGGATTCCCGCCGCCCAAACAGCAAGCCACCGCCACTACAGAACCAACTCACGTGTTTTTTCCGGAGAAAGAAGAACGAGCACCGCCCGGAGAAAGTTTTTATAGTCTTCCAAGCGCCGCGAGATCTCGGCTGCCCCGCGCGAGCATCCAGAGGCTGCTGTGATTGGCTCTTCGGTTCACGCTCTGCGGGCGCCTGCGCATCTGCCCTCGCCGCGGCCGGGGCGGGAGGAGGTCGCTATAAATATGCGCGCTTGCCTGGCTGTTCTTGCTGTTAGTACAGATGCTCGTCACTTGTCTTCTTCTTAGGTATGTGGGTCCCACTGGTGacctggggggagagggggactgGCGTTCGTTGAAAATCATCCCCGGCTTTGGCCGTGGCCGTGGGTGAGATTCGGCGCCCAGAGCCTCCAGGGGCCTCAGCTCACCACCCACTGATCCAGTGTGGGACAGTGAAACCCAGACCCCGACAAGCCCTGGCGCAGGTGCTCGCGGTCTGGCCTCTGGTCTCCGACTCCTGACCCCGTTTTCTTTCCGCAGGTCGCCCCGAGCCGGATGCTGACGCCTCCAGGACTGCGGGGGTAGAAGAGCTCGGTTATCCTTACATTTCAATTAAAACTGTTTAACCGCGTGTATGTTGGTCAAGTCCTGCCCGTCCTCCCTGCCTGGAAACATAGCATTTGTTCTGGCTCTGGTAGGGAGAGCCACTTGGGAGCTTGACATATGATTCCTAAGTCTTAGCCAGGCTTGGGAAACCTGGTCTGCTTATCCGTGGCCCAGGTCAGGCCCCCAAACCAGTAGCAAGAGTGGAAATTAAGAGCTGAGTTTTCAGTGGCTTCCTGCTGCTGTCATTGCAGGGTCGGGTTTAAGTTTTGACTGCATAGGTTTGGGTGAACTTGCTTCCCAATGATGGCTGAGCCTGCAAGAACGTCTATCACCAGGCTGGATCCCCACCCCCCTCCACAACGCACTTTCTCAAAGGCTCCAGGTGGCAAACCTGCTCTGAGGGACTTTTCCAACAAGCTGAGCCTTCTGCTGTGGGGCAGCAAGTTGCATCTGGAGCTAGTACTTAATCATGGCTGTTAGTGAAGAAAACCCATGGATTGATTTCTAAATCCCTAAGGCTACTGAAGACCTGGCCACCTGGCTGACACTATCTGGAAGGACCGAAGTCCCTATGATCTTGTTGGCCTTGGGGAAACAGCCCCTAGAACCTTGGTTCCCTGCCCAGTGCTGGTTGGTGGTCACGTGTCAGCCACAGCCAAAGCAGGAACGGGGGAACATGGACCAGTCTAGATACTGCCTGCCATTAGAGGGCAGCAAGGGTTAAATGGCTTCAGGGTCCCAGTGGGCCCTGGACTACAGCTGTGATTGGCCTGAGCTGGACAATGCCTCTGTGATGTCGGCCCACCCCTGCTGTGAAATGGAGGCTCCTGAGCCCTGGGCAGCAGTGGAGTTGCCGTCCAGATACAGATCATGGTAAGTCCTGCCCTGAGATTTGTTCCCGGCTGCAGGTAACCTATGCTGCTGACAGGAATGGATCCCGCTCTGAGAAAGGATTGATCCCTGTATGGGTTGAATGAAGAAACCTTTCAGAAGGCCGTAGCTGGGTCTAATTTAGGGCAATTTCACTTTATCCAGCGAGGGACTGGCAATCCTGGAGAAGTCTTAACCCCTAAATCTTCTCCCTAAAAGTGGGTGCTGACTCAAGCCCTCTACTTTGGGCTCTCCTGTGGCCTACCTCCCCACTCAAAATTGCTGGGTATGAATGGAGTAGGGGCTGGAGCCTGATCCCAGCGAGATCCTGATGCAGGCTTGGCCTTTGCAGAGTGGCGGGTATGATCTCAACCTCTTCACCAGCCCTCCTGACTGCAACTTCCTCTGCTCCGTCTGCCATGGGGTTCTCAAGAGGCCAGTGAGGTTGCCATGCAGCCACATCTTCTGCAAAAAGTGCATACTCCAGTGGTTAGCCAGGTGCTGCTGGATACCCAGGGGGCTGAGAGGGCAGCGGGGGAGCTTAGGCCATTTCTGATGACCCAGAATGGGCATGTTTGTCGGACTCTGGGTCCCAGTGGCCATAAGACTGAGCTGTAAAACATGGGACACTGAAGTTGGGTCCTCTCACCCTGTGGTGTCTGTCTACAGTCCTTAGAAGCCCCTAAGGACCATGAGCTCCCTAGAGGACCCTCATGTCTCCAACTGGAAAGAAGGGACCACCTGGGAAACCTGTCACCTCTGCTTGCCCCTTTTCTACCCCAACACTCCCTCCCACTTGTGCCTCCTTCCAGACAAAACACCTGTCCATGCTGCAGGAAAGaggtgaaaaggaaaaagatggtcCACGTGAATAAGCTCCGGAAAACCATTGGCCGTCTAGAAGTCAAGGTAGCTCTGAGCATCCCTTCCCACCACCCGTCTGGGGTTGGGCAGAAACAGGAGAGGGGGCAAGGAGAATCCATTCTTCCGAGATTCACATGGAGCCCCTGGGCAGCAGGCCTAGCTGAGTTTGAGTCACAGCTCTACTGTTTTATTTGCTGAGTCCCTGGGGCTTCAGCTGTTAAATGAGAATTATAGatgaattttaaaggaagaagtgttTGGTATCTGAGCAGCACTCTTCAGGCCCTTCACTTCACAGATGAGACtaggcatttaaaataaaaagctttacaAACACCAATCACTTAACAGACCAACCCAGCTAGGCCTTCCCTATTCTCCAAGACTTAGGTCTGCTCCCTATCCTGGAAAATTTAACATCTTCCCACATCCAAGAATTTCCTCAGCTGTTCTCAAGGAGTCAAAAAAGCTTAGGAGTTACTCAGTTCACAGATTCCTGATCAGTGGAATGTCATAAAATTGGGGATTCTGTGGGGTGCCCAGCTGGCAATGCCTGACCTGGTTTAGCTCACATGGAGGTTTCTTGCACCCACAGTGCAAGAACGCAGAGGCTGGCTGCTTGGTGACATGTCCCCTGGCCCATCGCAAGGGGCACCAGGATGCCTGCCCATTCGAGCAGATGACCTGCCCCAACGAGGGCTGCACTGTGCGGGTGCCCCGTGGAGCCCTGGCTGAGCACCGCCAACACTGTCAACAAGGTGGGGAGCAGCGCTGCGTCCTGGGCCTGGCTGAGCGTGCACACCGTAATTGCCACCATGAGCTGCGCAATACCTGGAGCGCGCGCCAGGAGCGCAGCGGTAACCTGGTGCTGAGCCTGCTGCGGCATGTGCGCCGGGTGCATCGCACCACCAACCTCATCCGCAGGCAGCTGGCCCAGCTCGGAAACTTCCTGGGTGCCGCGCAGGACGAGGCCGAGACCATTCTAGAGGGCAGTGTTGTGACGGAGGTGTAAATAGAGGGTTAAATAAATGCGGAGCCCAGGCCAGGCCCACCTCACCACCTCTGTGCCTGCTGGTCTAGTGCACTGTCACATTTGCTGCCCCTGTGAACTTCCCCAGGCACGTCTCCCCCTTACACACCCACTTTACCTTTTATCCCCCAGCTTTTAAATTCTTTCCTCTACTGGGTCTTAACACTGAATAGTTCTGGAaagctctttccttcctttccatttgcttgcttgcttgcttttttcctCTTAATGTCTCTTCTTCCACTTGTTCCTCCAATCTGTTTTACCAGTTTCATGACCAGTAGCACAAACAGCTCAAAAGCTTGAACACAGAGTAAAAACCAACTCCTGGTAATGGCTCACAAGGAACCTGAATTCTCTGTAGCTACCTGTCTCTGTGGGTCTGGGCCAGTGGCTGTCCTTCAGCCTGAGCAGAACTTCTAGAAAACCACAGGACTCCATTCACTTCAGTTGCTCATGTGTTGCCTTCTCAAAGAAGCCTCCTTCACAACTCCATTTAAACCTGTACCtcctgccctgggcctcttccctggtGATCTGCATTTCCACAATCATATAGTCTGATTACCTCTCACCCTCTGCTGCCTCCTGGAAAGTGAGCAagagatgagattttttttttgttgcatgGTGtcagggccttcgccttgagccactccaccagcccaatttttttgtgatagggttttttcgagatagggtcttgagaactatttgcccaggctggcttctaaccactatcctcctgatctctgcctcttgagtagctaggattacaggcatgagctacccaTGCCCAACTGAAATTTATTCATTGATGTATTTCTCACATGGGACTGTGGCCCATACAGAGATAGGTTCCATACAGAGATAGGTTCATGACTTAATCCAGTCACTGATTACCCCACCGTGGCTGCCTCCAAGCCCCAAGAGGCTGAGGGGTAGAAGCAAACACTTCCAAATGTCTTTAACAAAAACTTGCGTTAAGAGGCTCGGCAccccggtggctcatgcctgtaatcctagctactcaggaggcagagatcagaaggatggatgattgaagccagtccaggcaaatcgTTAACTAGCTCCTATCtcagaaacccatcacaaaaaaagggctgtcagagtagCAACCgtgagccatgagttcaaattccagtgccgccaaaaaaaaaaagagcagggcGCTAGTggctgcacacctgtaatcccagctacttgggaggctgagaccagcccaagcaaatagctcAAGCAATagttccccatctccaaaaataaatgggctggaggtatgaatcaggcggtagagcacctgctttccaagcgcgaagccctgagttcaaaacccagtctccACCAAAACCAAGacaaactttctttaaaatataattccagTACCAggaaggctgatgcaggaggatcacaaattcaaggtcaaTCAGGGCTCCATatcgagaccctgtctccaaaaaaaaaaaaaaaaaaatagtttgactTGGGGGGGACGGGGAGAAGAAGTCGGACGAGGAGAGGAAGACCGCCTGCCAGCCTAGCCTGCACCCATTGGCCAGGGCTACATCCCACCATCCAAGTCAGAAACAGCCACTACCCGTAACAAAGATGGCGCCCAGGGCGCATGTTCTGATGACGTAACAGTAGTCGCTGTTGGTGACATCATCTCTGCGTGCCGAGAGTGTGGAGCTCCGCGCCGGTTACCGTCACGAGGCGGCTGCTGTGTCGGCTGCGGCATGGCTGAGACTGCGGCCAGAGTGGGCAGCTTCAAGGCTAAGTGAGTTCGGGCTGCCGGGGCTGCGGGCACCGCCTGGGGAGGAGGACGGGTTCGCTGCCGTAGTAACGGAGGCGTCCGGGGTGCGCGTGGAGCAATGCTGGCCGTGGGTTGAGCACCCTTTCGGATGAGGGAAGATACCCGGTCTGCGGGATCCTGGACTAGGCCGCGGTTATAGGAGGCTGGAGAGCCGGCACCGACTGCTGCCGGGGAGGGCGGAACGGAGTCTGGCCCCGCAAAGACGCAGCAAGCGTCGGTACTGAGACAAGGAACCGATTTTAGGGACGTGGAGTGGGGACGAGAAACcccagaggaaggggaagggaactAGTTGAGCACAAATCGGGACTGGATTGTGACGGGAGTCCAAGAAACAACTGTGGCAGAAGGCCTGGGGAGCTCTCACCGGCTGTCCCGCCTCTCCAGAGAAGTCAGGAGATGGGTGGGTCCGCAGTGGTCCAGGGGACATTGAATCCTGTGCTCATTCAGTCCTCAGCTGGACAGCTCGTGGTTAGTGCCTGGGTGGGAACAAACTCAG is from Castor canadensis chromosome 17, mCasCan1.hap1v2, whole genome shotgun sequence and encodes:
- the Rps2 gene encoding small ribosomal subunit protein uS5 — encoded protein: MADDAGAAGGPGGPGGPGIGGRGGFRGGFGSGLRGRGRGRGRGRGRGRGARGGKAEDKEWIPVTKLGRLVKDMKIKSLEEIYLFSLPIKESEIIDFFLGASLKDEVLKIMPVQKQTRAGQRTRFKAFVAIGDYNGHVGLGVKCSKEVATAIRGAIILAKLSIVPVRRGYWGNKIGKPHTVPCKVTGRCGSVLVRLIPAPRGTGIVSAPVPKKLLMMAGIDDCYTSARGCTATLGNFAKATFDAISKTYSYLTPDLWKETVFTKSPYQEFTDHLVKTHTRVSVQRTQAPAVATT
- the Rnf151 gene encoding RING finger protein 151 isoform X1, whose amino-acid sequence is MSGGYDLNLFTSPPDCNFLCSVCHGVLKRPVRLPCSHIFCKKCILQWLARQNTCPCCRKEVKRKKMVHVNKLRKTIGRLEVKCKNAEAGCLVTCPLAHRKGHQDACPFEQMTCPNEGCTVRVPRGALAEHRQHCQQGGEQRCVLGLAERAHRNCHHELRNTWSARQERSGNLVLSLLRHVRRVHRTTNLIRRQLAQLGNFLGAAQDEAETILEGSVVTEV
- the Rnf151 gene encoding RING finger protein 151 isoform X2 gives rise to the protein MVHVNKLRKTIGRLEVKCKNAEAGCLVTCPLAHRKGHQDACPFEQMTCPNEGCTVRVPRGALAEHRQHCQQGGEQRCVLGLAERAHRNCHHELRNTWSARQERSGNLVLSLLRHVRRVHRTTNLIRRQLAQLGNFLGAAQDEAETILEGSVVTEV